From one Solanum lycopersicum chromosome 12, SLM_r2.1 genomic stretch:
- the LOC104645066 gene encoding zinc finger protein GIS2-like: MADPNQLVYDFWNKSSNSSKASTIDMVDHQHPRRIPKPKSKVPSSRMFSCLYCSRKFCTSQALEGHQNAHRRERAASRRNMFSTTAKTTESFNRNNKNSNMVRLNFLQNNDDMEPPSLIMPQQNGKNSFLERIPLTGVGLLHQLKLRKEWKDRKLGELMEINA; this comes from the coding sequence atggcAGACCCCAACCAGCTTGTTTACGATTTCTGGAACAAGTCCTCTAATTCCTCCAAAGCCTCCACCATTGATATGGTGGATCATCAGCACCCTCGCAGGATCCCAAAACCAAAATCAAAGGTTCCATCTTCTAGAATGTTCTCTTGCCTCTACTGTTCTCGCAAGTTTTGTACTTCTCAAGCTCTTGAAGGACACCAGAATGCTCATAGGCGTGAAAGAGCTGCTTCTCGCCGTAATATGTTCTCCACCACCGCAAAAACCACCGAATCCTTCAACCGTAACAACAAAAATAGTAATATGGTCCGCctcaattttcttcaaaacaaTGATGACATGGAGCCGCCCTCTCTCATCATGcctcaacaaaatggaaaaaattctTTCTTAGAAAGGATTCCCCTTACTGGGGTGGGACTATTACACCAACTGAAGCTTAGGAAGGAATGGAAAGATAGGAAGCTTGGAGAGCTAATGGAAATAAATGCGTAA